In Chloroflexota bacterium, the genomic stretch GTCGGGGCCGTCTCGATTCGACCGACGTTCTCCTGGAACGAAGTATACTGGCCCCACAGGTAGACCGCGAGCAACGACACCAGCACCAGCCCGGCCACGGCAACGGCCGGACGCACCGGCACGCTGCGCGGCTGACTGATCTCGGCGGGGATCGGCCGGATAGCGACGTTGTCCACCAGCGCCTGCCGCGGCCCGAACAGGTCAACCATGCCGTCGGGGTTGAGCCCGAGGTACTGACAGTAGATCTTGATGAAGCCGCGCGTGTACACCGCCGCCGGCAGCGCTTCCTCATCCTCGTTTTCGAGTGCCTGCAAGTAGCGGCGGCTGATGTGCGTCTCGCGCTCGGCATCTGCGAGCGAAGCGCCGAGGTCTTCGCGCGCCTGACGCAGCGTCTGCCCGAACGTTCCCAAAACCGCTCCGTGGGGCAGCCGTCGCGTGACCCGACGCGCTGCCCAGACT encodes the following:
- a CDS encoding helix-turn-helix domain-containing protein, which encodes MGTFGQTLRQAREDLGASLADAERETHISRRYLQALENEDEEALPAAVYTRGFIKIYCQYLGLNPDGMVDLFGPRQALVDNVAIRPIPAEISQPRSVPVRPAVAVAGLVLVSLLAVYLWGQYTSFQENVGRIETAPTTRTSSTPFAAGATPSPQPTVLAGPSPGPAASSPGPAAPVRGLVVDARVVERTWMEVWVDGRSVMAETVQSGFSRSFTAEQQVRMRVGNAAGVQVVVNGATQGPLGARGQAVDAIWGRQ